A window of the Paenibacillus woosongensis genome harbors these coding sequences:
- the aroC gene encoding chorismate synthase, translated as MAGNTFGEVFKITTFGESHGAAVGVIVDGVTPGVELTEAYIQAQMDRRKPGQSSVTTPRKEYDIISIKSGMFEGKTTGTPLFIMLENKDMRPEAYSDIQNAFRPGHADFTYLQKYGIRDHRGSGRASGRETAGRVAAGAVARKLLEHRGVQVVAYTKELGGIRCETYNEEIIEQNAVRACDPEAAVRMIERVEQLAAVGDSCGGIVECRIRGVKAGLGEPVFDKLDAELAKAMLSIGAVKGIEFGAGFAAADMLGSEHNDEMNASGFLSNNAGGILGGISTGSEIVFRIVVKPTSSISVPQQTMNVRGEEQQIITEGRHDPSICPRIIPVVEAMACLVLEDHYKRQAAMLG; from the coding sequence ATGGCAGGCAATACATTTGGAGAAGTATTCAAGATTACGACGTTTGGCGAATCGCACGGGGCGGCCGTTGGGGTTATCGTGGATGGGGTCACGCCGGGAGTGGAGCTGACCGAAGCTTATATCCAGGCGCAGATGGACCGCCGCAAACCGGGCCAATCTTCGGTGACTACGCCGCGCAAAGAGTATGACATCATAAGCATTAAATCCGGCATGTTTGAAGGGAAGACGACGGGTACGCCGCTATTTATCATGCTCGAAAATAAAGATATGCGACCAGAGGCTTACAGTGACATCCAGAACGCTTTCCGCCCCGGGCATGCTGACTTCACATATTTGCAAAAATACGGCATTCGCGATCACCGCGGCAGCGGCCGGGCTTCGGGCAGAGAGACGGCGGGCCGAGTAGCCGCCGGAGCGGTAGCGCGCAAGCTGCTGGAGCATCGCGGCGTGCAAGTGGTGGCTTATACGAAGGAGCTTGGCGGAATCCGCTGTGAGACCTACAACGAGGAAATCATTGAGCAAAATGCGGTACGGGCTTGCGATCCCGAAGCTGCCGTGCGGATGATTGAACGGGTGGAGCAGCTGGCAGCCGTGGGAGACAGCTGCGGCGGCATCGTCGAATGCCGGATTCGCGGCGTGAAGGCCGGGCTGGGCGAGCCTGTATTCGATAAGCTGGATGCCGAATTGGCCAAGGCGATGCTCTCGATCGGCGCCGTGAAAGGCATCGAGTTCGGCGCGGGCTTTGCTGCAGCGGACATGCTGGGCAGCGAGCATAACGATGAGATGAATGCTTCCGGATTTTTGAGCAATAATGCCGGCGGGATTCTCGGCGGAATCAGCACGGGCAGCGAAATCGTGTTCCGTATCGTCGTTAAGCCGACCTCATCGATTTCTGTTCCGCAGCAAACGATGAATGTTCGGGGCGAAGAGCAGCAAATTATTACGGAGGGCAGACATGACCCAAGCATCTGCCCGCGGATTATTCCGGTAGTTGAAGCGATGGCTTGCCTTGTCCTGGAGGATCATTACAAACGGCAGGCCGCGATGCTTGGATAA
- a CDS encoding LysR family transcriptional regulator: MNIHALRIFYEISRAGGVSKAAEQLNISQPAVTMQLRKLEKELQMRLTRLEGRNVVLTDAGKWLAAQADRLFALEAEIDKQCIAYQRGSIGSLKISATYLPANYLLPDWLAQYQRSHAAVEISMVSGNVQFALDRLLRYETDMAWIGGSHQQLPANIDFIPVHEDELWFVAHRDHPLAGRSISPVELFVSPFILREPGSYTLQALMSLCRAAEIPEPLPAVRVNGPQEALRAALAGLGITFISAIEARSYVNSGALVRIEAGELKASNVISCCVRAGDPLPPQAQAFLELALHASSTEAT, encoded by the coding sequence ATGAATATCCATGCTTTACGCATTTTTTATGAAATTTCACGAGCCGGAGGGGTCAGCAAGGCGGCCGAGCAGCTTAATATCAGCCAGCCGGCAGTGACGATGCAGCTTCGCAAGCTGGAAAAGGAATTGCAAATGCGCTTAACGCGCCTGGAGGGAAGAAATGTAGTATTGACCGATGCGGGGAAATGGCTGGCGGCTCAGGCGGACCGGCTGTTTGCCCTCGAAGCCGAAATCGACAAGCAGTGCATTGCCTATCAGCGAGGAAGCATTGGCAGTTTGAAAATATCAGCCACTTATTTGCCGGCAAATTATTTGCTGCCTGATTGGCTCGCGCAGTATCAGCGATCGCACGCCGCGGTTGAAATCAGCATGGTGTCTGGAAATGTGCAGTTTGCACTAGACAGGCTGCTTCGTTATGAGACCGATATGGCCTGGATTGGCGGTTCGCATCAGCAGCTTCCGGCGAACATCGACTTCATCCCGGTTCATGAAGACGAATTATGGTTCGTAGCGCATCGCGATCATCCCCTTGCCGGACGAAGCATTTCTCCTGTCGAGTTGTTCGTCTCCCCTTTTATATTAAGGGAACCGGGGAGCTATACGCTTCAGGCGCTGATGTCGCTCTGCCGGGCAGCAGAAATACCCGAACCGCTGCCCGCGGTTCGGGTAAATGGGCCCCAGGAGGCGCTGCGCGCTGCGCTGGCCGGTCTTGGTATTACCTTCATTTCGGCCATCGAGGCCCGCTCATACGTCAACAGCGGAGCGTTAGTACGCATCGAGGCGGGCGAGCTCAAGGCCAGCAACGTTATTTCATGCTGCGTGCGCGCGGGCGACCCTCTGCCTCCGCAAGCCCAGGCTTTCCTGGAGCTTGCTTTGCACGCATCATCAACGGAGGCTACATAG
- the thrC gene encoding threonine synthase, with protein MGNGNGREYTLRCLECGGEFGGQWRIRCHCGGILEIWRDLSGLDGEWLRRLFEQRLFMERGTIYASGVWRYKELIAPELPEKVLATRGEGNTGLYLSQACAAYAGIRELKLKAQSENPSGSFKDNGMAAAVSHGLSVGSSVFACSSTGNTSASLAMYAAWTGSFSLVFAPASNISPAKISQSTAYGAQIIRFDGTYDDGVAFLETWGDDLGLYVCNSLNPYRIEGQKSIVYELAQQLQWKMPEWIAIPGGALSNVSALGKGLDDLWSLGMIDKLPRIALVQAEGASPFHRMVEQKGKTLVPEPNPFTRASAMNIGNPPSWRKALAALELTQGVTVAVSDEEIMLAKRVIDRSGIGCEPASAATLAGLKKLRANGTIDKEETAVAILTGHMLKDVAALEELYSEEITHMPGGELLSPEAVRIALHVFKSV; from the coding sequence ATGGGGAACGGAAATGGCAGGGAATACACGCTGCGATGCTTGGAGTGCGGGGGAGAGTTCGGTGGACAATGGCGGATCCGCTGTCATTGCGGTGGAATTTTGGAAATATGGCGGGATTTAAGCGGCTTGGACGGCGAATGGTTAAGGCGGCTTTTTGAACAGAGGCTCTTTATGGAGCGGGGTACAATCTATGCCAGCGGGGTGTGGAGATATAAGGAGCTAATTGCCCCGGAATTGCCGGAGAAGGTGTTGGCGACAAGGGGAGAGGGGAACACGGGACTGTATCTCTCACAGGCCTGTGCAGCTTATGCCGGCATCAGAGAGTTGAAGCTGAAGGCGCAGAGCGAGAATCCGAGCGGCTCCTTCAAGGACAACGGCATGGCTGCAGCCGTTTCGCATGGTTTATCTGTAGGGAGTAGTGTTTTTGCCTGTTCATCGACTGGAAATACCTCGGCATCCCTGGCAATGTATGCAGCCTGGACCGGGAGCTTCTCCCTAGTCTTTGCGCCAGCCAGCAATATCTCTCCGGCAAAAATCAGTCAGTCTACCGCCTACGGGGCACAGATTATACGGTTTGATGGCACTTACGACGACGGGGTAGCCTTCTTGGAAACATGGGGCGACGATCTTGGATTGTATGTGTGCAACTCGCTGAATCCCTATCGGATTGAAGGACAGAAGAGCATCGTCTACGAGCTGGCGCAGCAGCTGCAATGGAAAATGCCCGAATGGATTGCGATTCCCGGAGGCGCTCTCAGCAATGTGTCCGCGCTAGGCAAAGGCTTGGACGATTTATGGAGCCTGGGCATGATTGATAAGCTGCCCCGAATAGCGCTTGTACAGGCAGAGGGAGCTAGTCCCTTTCATCGGATGGTAGAGCAAAAAGGGAAGACACTTGTGCCGGAGCCTAATCCTTTCACCCGAGCCAGTGCCATGAATATCGGCAATCCGCCCAGCTGGCGGAAAGCCTTGGCTGCGCTGGAACTAACGCAAGGGGTGACGGTAGCAGTCAGCGATGAAGAAATCATGCTGGCCAAGCGGGTCATTGATCGCAGCGGAATCGGCTGCGAGCCAGCCTCTGCTGCCACGCTGGCTGGGTTAAAGAAGCTTAGAGCGAATGGGACTATTGATAAAGAAGAGACGGCCGTGGCCATACTAACCGGTCACATGCTAAAGGATGTCGCAGCGCTGGAGGAACTGTATAGCGAGGAAATCACGCATATGCCCGGGGGAGAGCTTTTATCGCCAGAAGCCGTCAGAATCGCTCTCCATGTATTTAAATCGGTTTGA
- a CDS encoding copper amine oxidase N-terminal domain-containing protein: protein MNITKKASSKIVMIGLAAMLSIAPVAFSSASPTAAAASSSNSKSSIKLLINGQEYSPSSAPLFYKDSVYLPLRDIGELLGSVVFWNAQDHSVTMTYPNRMVSMKLNASIATVNGTTVKLNSPVIVRSGRTFVPIRFFSEAIGAGVEWNAAKKTVLLTQKSPYVQGIGVNTSIWLNKNTGDLYFAYPFEAKPEHVGQLNVDIQEFTTISAYSMPSAHQSYIITVEDNYGEPHVHTNVYTAFIKDNQVISQSKAYYFQRYEKNAVVDQDGNAVLTDGKLLSIIDADGQVIREYDLPQLTGKDENHSVLAVSSSYLLIRPNLSGHLTLINLKDNSATLLYQQFLSGEELEYAEMNDVPYHGDNLVFLGETGDGGLQFENRSLYDNHSKKYVFKPQ, encoded by the coding sequence ATGAATATCACAAAAAAAGCTTCATCCAAAATTGTAATGATCGGACTGGCGGCCATGTTGTCCATCGCTCCGGTCGCCTTTTCCTCGGCCTCACCAACTGCCGCAGCGGCAAGCAGCAGCAATTCGAAATCGAGTATCAAACTGTTAATTAACGGCCAGGAATACTCACCTTCATCTGCGCCACTATTTTACAAAGACTCTGTCTATTTGCCGCTTAGGGATATCGGCGAACTGCTGGGCAGCGTCGTATTCTGGAACGCACAGGATCACAGCGTGACGATGACCTATCCCAATCGCATGGTGTCCATGAAACTAAATGCTTCCATTGCAACCGTTAACGGTACAACGGTGAAGCTGAATTCCCCGGTTATCGTGCGCAGCGGCCGTACCTTCGTGCCCATCCGCTTCTTCTCGGAAGCGATAGGAGCTGGCGTAGAGTGGAATGCCGCCAAGAAAACAGTATTGTTAACCCAGAAATCGCCCTATGTTCAGGGAATTGGCGTGAATACAAGCATATGGCTGAATAAGAACACAGGCGATTTATATTTTGCTTACCCGTTTGAAGCAAAGCCGGAACACGTGGGCCAATTGAATGTCGATATTCAAGAATTCACGACGATCAGCGCCTACAGCATGCCAAGCGCCCATCAGAGCTATATCATTACGGTTGAAGACAATTATGGTGAACCACATGTCCATACGAATGTGTACACGGCCTTCATCAAAGACAATCAGGTCATCAGCCAGAGCAAAGCTTATTATTTCCAGCGTTATGAGAAAAATGCCGTAGTGGATCAAGATGGGAATGCGGTTCTCACCGATGGCAAGCTGCTATCAATCATTGACGCCGATGGCCAGGTCATCCGGGAATATGATCTGCCTCAGCTTACCGGCAAAGACGAGAACCACTCCGTTCTAGCTGTAAGCTCATCCTATTTGCTAATCCGCCCGAATCTAAGCGGGCATCTGACATTGATCAACTTGAAGGATAACTCGGCAACCTTATTGTATCAGCAGTTCCTGAGCGGTGAAGAACTTGAATATGCCGAAATGAACGATGTCCCGTATCATGGGGATAATCTTGTCTTTTTGGGTGAGACCGGGGATGGCGGTCTGCAATTCGAGAACCGCAGCCTATATGATAACCATAGTAAAAAGTACGTATTCAAGCCGCAATAA
- a CDS encoding VOC family protein: MAQIIHPQAEIGLVRLKVQNLERSIAFYEEVIGLKLLKQEGNVAELAADGRHALVVLEANDSYRISASRSSGLYHFAILLPDRVSLGLALRNLAKHNVSVGQGDHLVSEALYLNDPDNNGIEIYADRPRETWQRSADGEYVMTTDPVDIEGLLHISEQAQWQGLPADTVIGHVHFHVGDLRQAKHFYCDVLGFEVSAHYGSAALFISAGGYHHHIGLNTWAGVGAPPAAADATGLAYYTVTLPHQQALAEVEARIIEAGLAFERVENAITVNDPFGIQTQLIVKG; encoded by the coding sequence ATGGCACAAATTATTCATCCGCAGGCGGAGATTGGCCTGGTTCGTTTGAAGGTACAAAACTTAGAACGCTCAATCGCTTTCTATGAAGAGGTGATTGGGCTGAAGCTATTGAAGCAAGAGGGCAATGTGGCCGAGCTTGCTGCCGATGGGCGCCATGCGCTCGTAGTTCTGGAAGCAAACGACAGCTATCGCATATCGGCAAGCCGCTCTTCCGGTCTTTATCATTTTGCAATATTGCTGCCCGACAGAGTGTCGCTTGGCTTGGCGCTGCGCAACTTGGCCAAGCATAATGTTTCAGTCGGTCAGGGGGATCACCTTGTAAGCGAAGCTCTATATCTGAATGATCCGGACAATAACGGGATAGAAATTTATGCGGATCGGCCGCGGGAAACCTGGCAGCGCAGCGCCGACGGGGAGTATGTGATGACGACCGATCCTGTGGATATTGAGGGGCTGCTGCATATATCCGAACAGGCGCAGTGGCAGGGACTCCCTGCTGATACGGTAATTGGCCATGTTCATTTTCATGTAGGCGATCTCCGGCAGGCCAAGCATTTCTACTGCGATGTGCTCGGCTTCGAGGTTTCGGCTCATTACGGCTCGGCTGCATTGTTCATTTCCGCGGGCGGTTACCATCACCATATTGGGCTTAACACCTGGGCAGGAGTGGGTGCGCCGCCTGCAGCTGCTGATGCAACCGGCTTGGCGTATTACACCGTAACACTGCCTCATCAGCAGGCGCTGGCCGAGGTGGAGGCCCGGATTATAGAAGCAGGCTTAGCATTCGAACGCGTAGAAAATGCTATTACAGTAAATGATCCTTTCGGGATCCAAACACAATTAATTGTAAAAGGATAA
- a CDS encoding winged helix-turn-helix transcriptional regulator produces MDKSICPGFEQAMGLLSQRWTGLIIYQLLSGPQRFCNIETAIGISGKVLSERLKDLENEGIIKREIYPETPVRIEYSLTDKGLAFEPIFSEIEKFSQHWLKT; encoded by the coding sequence TTGGATAAATCAATTTGTCCGGGGTTTGAACAAGCTATGGGTTTACTAAGCCAAAGATGGACGGGATTGATAATTTATCAGTTATTATCTGGCCCGCAGCGCTTTTGTAATATTGAAACGGCAATCGGAATAAGCGGCAAAGTGCTTTCAGAGAGATTGAAGGATTTAGAGAATGAAGGAATAATCAAAAGAGAAATTTATCCGGAAACTCCTGTACGGATTGAATATTCCTTAACGGATAAAGGTTTAGCATTTGAACCTATTTTTAGTGAAATCGAAAAGTTTTCTCAACATTGGCTAAAAACATAA
- a CDS encoding DoxX family protein has translation MVRKDELGLTLLRLSLGITFLIHGLDKFQSGIAGTATFFESLGLPGFAAYVVALVELLGGIAMILGLGTRVVAGLFAIIMAVAIFKVKLAIGFLGNGQMAGYELDLILLVISVYLALKNKTSWALDNILFQTKKA, from the coding sequence ATGGTAAGAAAAGATGAGTTGGGTTTGACTTTGTTGAGGTTGAGTTTAGGTATCACATTCTTGATACACGGGTTGGACAAATTCCAAAGTGGAATTGCTGGTACTGCGACCTTTTTCGAAAGCTTGGGGCTGCCTGGTTTTGCTGCCTATGTTGTAGCGCTAGTTGAATTGTTAGGCGGCATTGCAATGATATTAGGGCTTGGAACAAGGGTTGTCGCCGGTTTATTCGCGATTATCATGGCGGTTGCGATTTTTAAAGTAAAACTTGCCATAGGCTTCCTTGGCAATGGACAAATGGCTGGATATGAGCTGGATTTGATTTTACTTGTCATTTCCGTTTATCTCGCCTTGAAGAATAAAACTTCCTGGGCATTAGACAATATTTTGTTCCAGACGAAAAAAGCTTAA
- a CDS encoding VOC family protein, whose amino-acid sequence MSFHREPNIYVGQVNLKVQHLERALKFYKEIIGFKVLDQTEKTANLTADGKTVLLSIEQPDNVVPMQGKTTGLYHFALLLPSRSDLARIVQHFAHLGLRIGSSDHLVSEALYLSDPDGNGIEIYRDRDPSEWVWNKGEVEMAVDPLNFSDLLSGADQNKAWEGLPAETVMGHIHLHVSDLHRAEEFYVKGLGFEIVNRYGAQAMFISTGKYHHHIGLNTWNGVGAPRPAENSAGLKAFTLMYPNAAAREQVIANLKNIGASVTEENGAFAAADPSGNRILMLV is encoded by the coding sequence ATGAGCTTTCACCGTGAACCCAATATTTATGTCGGGCAAGTAAATCTAAAGGTTCAACATTTAGAACGTGCGCTGAAATTTTATAAGGAGATCATCGGGTTTAAGGTCCTGGACCAAACAGAAAAAACAGCGAACTTGACCGCAGATGGAAAGACGGTTTTGCTGTCCATTGAACAACCTGATAACGTCGTGCCGATGCAAGGAAAGACCACGGGCTTGTACCATTTTGCTTTGCTCCTGCCTAGCCGCTCTGATTTGGCGCGCATCGTTCAGCATTTCGCTCATCTTGGGCTAAGAATCGGTTCTTCCGATCATCTTGTCAGTGAAGCTCTTTACTTATCGGATCCGGATGGAAACGGGATTGAAATTTACAGAGACCGTGATCCTTCGGAATGGGTATGGAATAAAGGTGAAGTGGAAATGGCTGTGGATCCATTGAATTTTAGTGACCTTCTATCGGGAGCAGATCAGAACAAAGCATGGGAAGGGTTGCCTGCCGAAACAGTGATGGGGCATATCCATTTGCACGTATCTGATTTGCATCGGGCGGAAGAATTTTATGTTAAGGGACTTGGATTCGAGATCGTCAACCGATATGGGGCGCAGGCGATGTTCATTTCTACGGGTAAATACCATCACCATATTGGATTAAATACATGGAATGGTGTGGGTGCCCCCCGTCCAGCTGAGAACAGTGCCGGTCTCAAGGCGTTTACATTAATGTATCCCAATGCTGCAGCACGAGAGCAAGTCATCGCAAATTTGAAAAATATAGGTGCATCTGTTACAGAGGAAAATGGGGCATTCGCTGCAGCCGACCCGTCAGGGAATCGTATTCTAATGCTGGTCTGA
- a CDS encoding LLM class flavin-dependent oxidoreductase has protein sequence MKEGERSLNSGIEIGLYTLADLGPDPLTGTKVSAQQRIKDIIAAAKLADEAGFDVFGVGEHHRLDYAVSAPPVILAAIAQVTKRIKLTSATTVLSTADPVRLFEDFATLDLVSDGRAEIVAGRGAFVESFPLFGYGTSDYDELFSEHLDLFLKLNKNDKITWSGQFRPPLRNAEISPRPVQKQLPIWVGVGGTLASAARAGRLGVPMAIAMLGGEPERFMPLVAAYRSAGIEAGHDFEALKLGVTGHGYVSNTTQQAKDEFYPYYSNYWSYVNRQRGMAFRMTRADYEQMTGPNTALFVGSPQQIAEKILRQYELFGHQRFIAQIDIGGIPFHKVASGIELLAAEVIPVVRRATSK, from the coding sequence ATGAAAGAGGGAGAACGGTCTTTAAATTCAGGTATCGAAATTGGACTTTATACGCTTGCAGATCTAGGTCCCGACCCCCTTACCGGAACAAAGGTTAGTGCACAGCAAAGGATTAAGGATATCATCGCAGCGGCAAAACTTGCGGATGAGGCGGGTTTTGATGTTTTTGGAGTTGGTGAACATCATCGGCTGGACTATGCCGTGTCCGCTCCTCCGGTGATTTTGGCCGCCATTGCTCAAGTCACGAAGCGAATCAAACTGACAAGCGCAACCACAGTGCTTAGCACGGCAGATCCCGTTCGTCTGTTTGAAGACTTTGCGACGTTAGATCTAGTGTCGGACGGCCGGGCAGAGATTGTTGCTGGTCGAGGGGCATTTGTGGAGTCTTTCCCTCTTTTCGGTTATGGCACCAGCGATTATGATGAATTGTTTTCAGAGCATCTGGATTTATTTTTAAAACTTAACAAGAATGACAAAATAACTTGGAGCGGACAATTTCGCCCCCCGCTAAGGAATGCCGAAATTTCCCCTCGGCCTGTACAAAAGCAGCTGCCCATCTGGGTGGGTGTCGGGGGGACGCTGGCTAGCGCTGCTCGCGCAGGCCGGTTAGGGGTCCCAATGGCTATAGCGATGCTTGGCGGTGAACCGGAACGATTTATGCCTCTTGTCGCAGCATACCGTAGCGCGGGGATAGAGGCTGGACATGATTTTGAAGCTCTTAAGCTGGGCGTGACGGGGCACGGGTACGTCTCGAATACTACCCAGCAAGCCAAGGATGAATTTTATCCTTATTACTCGAATTATTGGTCGTATGTGAACCGCCAGCGAGGAATGGCGTTCAGAATGACGCGAGCTGATTATGAACAGATGACAGGTCCGAATACGGCCCTGTTTGTGGGCAGCCCACAGCAGATTGCAGAGAAAATTCTGCGTCAGTACGAGCTTTTTGGACATCAACGTTTCATCGCACAGATTGACATCGGCGGCATACCATTTCATAAAGTTGCTTCAGGCATTGAACTCCTCGCTGCAGAAGTAATTCCAGTTGTCCGCAGAGCAACGAGTAAATAA
- a CDS encoding DeoR/GlpR family DNA-binding transcription regulator, which yields MTTLFEEERKREIAQYVQSRGRALVPELAVQFNVSESTVRRDLRDLEEARQLRRTHGGAVAIEQDSVEPTFIEKEDRYRSQKEEIARSALAFIEEGDTIFLDSGTTTYYLAQHLKDFQELTVVTNSNMVAEVLKQAKHIQILLTGGTLRHETQAMVGPLANRSIGAIRVNKLFLAMNGVDTDAGLTTPNLTEAETKRCMIQAAKQIILVADHSKFGQVSFAKVADLSEIHHCIVDEAVSEQAIGEMEAEGIKVTIAGRTSR from the coding sequence ATGACAACCCTTTTTGAAGAAGAACGCAAACGAGAGATCGCGCAATATGTACAAAGCCGAGGCCGGGCATTGGTTCCGGAGCTGGCTGTACAGTTCAATGTATCCGAATCGACCGTACGCCGGGATTTAAGAGACTTGGAAGAAGCGAGACAGCTGCGCAGAACGCATGGAGGTGCGGTCGCCATTGAGCAGGATAGTGTGGAACCGACCTTTATCGAGAAAGAAGACCGCTATCGGTCACAAAAGGAAGAGATCGCCCGCAGCGCATTAGCCTTCATCGAGGAGGGGGATACGATCTTTCTCGATTCGGGTACGACAACATATTATTTGGCTCAGCATCTGAAAGACTTCCAGGAGCTGACCGTGGTCACGAACTCGAATATGGTCGCAGAGGTGCTAAAGCAGGCCAAGCATATTCAGATCCTGCTTACCGGAGGTACGCTGCGTCATGAAACCCAAGCGATGGTTGGTCCGCTAGCGAATCGTTCCATTGGAGCCATTCGCGTAAATAAATTGTTTCTGGCGATGAATGGCGTAGATACGGACGCCGGCCTGACCACGCCGAATTTGACTGAAGCGGAAACGAAGCGCTGCATGATTCAGGCGGCTAAGCAAATTATTTTAGTGGCTGACCATAGCAAATTCGGTCAAGTTTCATTTGCGAAGGTTGCAGATTTGTCGGAAATTCATCACTGTATCGTCGATGAAGCGGTATCAGAGCAGGCAATCGGCGAGATGGAAGCGGAAGGGATCAAAGTCACGATAGCGGGGAGAACATCAAGATGA
- the pfkB gene encoding 1-phosphofructokinase, whose amino-acid sequence MKTIHTVTLNPAVDKTVTVEHFAPGELNRIKTMRTDAGGKGINVAKVLHSFSVPVIAWGIQGGHQGKIILDKLSEQGIPSRFIEAEGETRTNLKVVDEHTKQTTELNEAGCVPSREHLEQFLACYEAGLDEAAIVVLGGSLPPGTPADYYRRLIEIANRKGVRTILDADGEALARGIEAVPFALKPNIHELETLFGTKFTSEEQIVSAARGLVSKGMSYVLVSMGGEGSILVTKEEAYRARPFPITPLSTVGAGDSMVAAMAYCLLDCKTTAEMARWTSAAGTVTASKSGTDVCTMDQVEESLDRIEIEPMM is encoded by the coding sequence ATGAAGACAATTCATACGGTAACTTTAAATCCGGCAGTAGACAAGACTGTAACAGTGGAACACTTCGCGCCGGGCGAATTGAACCGGATCAAGACGATGCGCACAGATGCCGGGGGCAAGGGCATCAATGTCGCCAAAGTTTTACATAGCTTCTCGGTTCCTGTCATCGCATGGGGGATCCAGGGAGGGCATCAAGGAAAAATCATCTTAGATAAGCTGAGTGAACAGGGAATTCCGTCTCGGTTCATCGAGGCTGAAGGAGAGACTCGCACGAATCTGAAGGTCGTCGATGAACATACAAAGCAAACGACCGAACTTAACGAAGCAGGCTGCGTACCTAGCCGAGAGCATTTGGAACAGTTCCTTGCCTGTTATGAAGCCGGACTGGACGAAGCGGCTATCGTCGTCCTCGGAGGAAGCTTGCCTCCGGGAACGCCTGCAGATTACTATCGTCGTCTGATCGAAATTGCAAATCGCAAGGGGGTGCGAACGATTTTGGATGCTGACGGAGAGGCTCTGGCCCGCGGAATCGAAGCCGTGCCTTTTGCCCTTAAGCCCAACATTCATGAGTTGGAGACGCTATTTGGAACGAAATTCACGAGCGAGGAACAAATTGTATCAGCAGCAAGAGGTTTGGTTAGCAAAGGCATGTCTTATGTCTTGGTATCCATGGGAGGCGAGGGCTCGATTCTGGTTACGAAAGAGGAAGCGTATCGCGCAAGGCCATTCCCGATTACACCGCTTAGCACGGTTGGGGCGGGGGATTCGATGGTCGCTGCGATGGCATACTGTCTGCTTGACTGCAAGACAACCGCGGAGATGGCACGTTGGACCTCAGCGGCGGGTACGGTCACCGCATCCAAATCAGGAACCGATGTCTGTACGATGGATCAAGTGGAGGAATCGCTTGACCGGATCGAAATCGAACCGATGATGTAA